The following proteins are co-located in the Ailuropoda melanoleuca isolate Jingjing chromosome 13, ASM200744v2, whole genome shotgun sequence genome:
- the PYY gene encoding peptide YY: MVTVRRPWPAMATVLLALLACLGALVHAYPAKPEAPGEDASPEELSRYYASLRHYLNLVTRQRYGKRDSPEAVLSKLLFPDGEDRRVKSRPEGAYMW; encoded by the exons ATGGTGACGGTGCGCAGGCCGTGGCCCGCCATGGCCACAGTGCTGCTGGCCCTGCTTGCCTGCCTGGGGGCGCTGGTCCACGCCTACCCCGCCAAGCCGGAGGCTCCCGGCGAAGACGCCTCGCCGGAGGAGCTGAGCCGCTACTATGCGTCGCTGCGCCACTACCTCAACCTGGTCACTCGGCAGCG GTATGGGAAACGCGACAGCCCGGAAGCGGTCCTCTCGAAACTGCTCTTCCCCGACGGCGAGGACCGCCGGGTCAAGTCACG gcCAGAAGGCGCGTACATGTGGTGA